From Podospora bellae-mahoneyi strain CBS 112042 chromosome 5, whole genome shotgun sequence:
GTCCTGCAGGAGGGCTATCAGTGAACGCCGAGACTCTCTTGCATCCCAGACCCACGCCGTTGGAGAAAGCTACTGCAGCATTCGCAGTGTTCTTGGACGGCCCCCACACGCTCCACCACGGCAGACGaggtgggaagaggggcCGTGATAAGAAGACTACTGCAAAGGTATCCATATACAAATAGGAATTGAGGCCGGAGATAACGCGGACTGCTGAGGTCCCAAGCATCATTCATTGGCCAATAACAAAACGTGAGAGCAATGGCCTTGAGAAAAGAGATAGGAAATGGCATTTCCAACTTGGATCCGTCAGTCATCCACATCTGTCAGAATCACTGATGCGAATACCGCCTCATTGCTCAGTTATCGGTCTTGCCTCTGGGTGTGGATCTGTCTCGGAGTAGGCAGGCGGTTTGTCGTGGAGTGTATCGAGTTTGTCGAGGCTCAGGCTTAGGAACTTTTGCTTGTTCTTCCACTCGACCTGACCGGCTGCAAACTCTTTGGCCTCGGCCGGGGCCGGAGGGGGGTCGGTGATCTTGGTAATGAGATAGGCAGTGCTCTGTTGGGTGTTAGTCATTACCCTCGTGGTTTCTTCGCCGGACAAAGGAGAAGACTTACAGCTTCGGCAATGCCATAAATCAACACTCCCAACAATGGAGTCTTCAACAGCGTGTAAAATCCAATGCCGAATCCAAACAAGAGCCCCTCACGGCTCCGGAACCACTGTTTCTTCTGCTCCTTGGTAAACTTGATTCTTGCAAAGTAGGGCTCCAACAGCTCTCTGACCAGGCCTCTACTAGCAAAGTAGCTCTGCAAGAAGATAACCAGATACCTCCTAGGCAGCAAAATCCCCGTTCCGAAGATAATCCCGGCCGGTCCCAGCCCGACAGCCTTGTTAAACGTGTAGAAACTAGCAGCAGGCAGCACAAACCGCCCCACATACGGCAAGTAACTCAGCAAAAACACCCCCAAGCTAATCGCGCCCCGTCTCGCGAACCGAAACAGAAACATACTCACGTTCTCCGCCGTGCTCGTCGAGTTGGTGCTCCCATCGCTCTTCTTGTACAATCTCAGGTTGGGGTAGTACATAGCCCTCAGCTTGGACGGGTCCTCGTCATGCTTATGTTTCTGAATATACGTCATATCCACCCACTGCAGGCTATCCATGAACAAGTCGTCGAGAGTAGGTGTGATGTAGCGGACCAGGctcatgaagaagaggggaaaTTGGAGGACATGCTCTTcgatgaaggtgaagaatgACTCGTCCCAGGGGATGTtgacgaagaaggagagcaCCCAGAAGAGAAtctggaggaggacaagagggatgacgacgagaagACGAATGGCGATTCCGGCTCCGACGGCGATGGCAGCTTGCTTGTAGTGCTCAGAAGTGAAGAGACCCGGGTTTTGCATCGCGCGGTGAGCTGATGGGTGTCAGAATCAAATCTCAAGTGTAGATAGGAGTGAAAACATACCACCAACCATGGTCAGTTGGGCGCCTCGGAGGATGGCGTTAAAGTCGAAGTGGGAGACATCGAGTTTCTGTTTGAGCTTGTCTTTGTCCAGCTGATCTATCAGCGGTTTTTGATTTGAAGCCATCTTGGCTGCGGGATTTGGTGAATGTCTGCCTGTTTCTGTCTTTGACTCTTCTGCTGTATAGTGAATGGTGTTGCTTGAGCCCGAGACAGCTTGATATACAGGTATGGATGTGTTTTAAGCTTCAAGCTTCAAGCTTCGAGGCAGCATCTGAGATGTGCCCCTGCCGATGATGTCAACTGTCCCAAGTGGACTGCTAGTAAAACTCGGCTAAGCCGGAAATGGGTTGACGGGTCCTGGCCCCGCTCTCGAGGGTCGGATGGTAGCACAGGTGCATATTTGATAAGGAGCTACACTTAGATCAGGTCGACGTTGGTGTTACGTCAAGTACCCCTCAAACAGAATCAATATCTGCGTCGCAATAGAGCCTGGTTACGCGTTGACATAGCTTTCTTCTAAAAGTCGGCACACTATCTAAACTTGGCGATTAGGCTTAAAAGAGATTTTGAACATTAATTAAAGCTAAATATTTTATCAATATATAATTGTTACGGTTTTGGAGATAGTGGTGCCACAAGGAATCAATCAGGactggaccgggcgatcgagcggaGCTCACGGTCTAGGTGGACAGAACGGACCAATAATATGGGGACCGGGAACCGcagcggggctcacggtccacggtccagcATCGGCCAATTAGGAgtggaccgaggaccgtctgtaatTCAACAGTCCACAGTCCTAAAGTCTACATATacacggaggaactagctggtatagatagatagttccgtaatatataatttaagttATAATTGTGGTATCTTAGCTATTGCAATCAAAATAAgttatttattatatactatttagctgtaccaAATTAAGATTGTTTAGAAGTGCCTTTAACTAGTATCCTCTTCAGAGATTCTGGATAGGAGTTTATAACgatatttttttatataaactTACGTTTTATAGAGTTAAACGCTAATTTTTTTCCTGCTACTTTTATTActatttattttatactaTAACTTAACGTTTCTAACAGctataatacttttaacAACTTTGAcaattttaataattttaacAATTAATTCTAATAGTTAGCTTTAACAGCTAGCTTCAACAGCTTTCGTAAATTTTGTTAGAGTtctatataaaataaatattaataaagtatattaaaCTATCTATgtataaatattttatagcTTTCACGTCTATAAAAATCTGATGTATATAATAAAGACCTATTTTTACCTACATTCATAAACTTTTTTATTCTAGAAACCTTTAGCCCTAGTTCGAAGATATAGGGTGAGGACTTATTCTGGATGTGGTTAGCATGCCGACCTTTGGGAGAAAACCATGCCGGCGCGCAGCCGGGCTTGTCGCAATGGCCCACGGTGCCATAGTTCGCCGCAATGGACAGGAAACCCCGGCTCGTTTGAAGGAGCTATGGGCGCTCTCCTGGGGATCCTGGGCGTTGAATCAGACGTTGAATCAAATCTGAATTCTCGTCAGAAAGACCGGACAAttccagcttctcgagaaTTTTCAACGCCGTTTGTCCATCCTGGCCTGCCCTGCGTTTGCCGCGGCCGTTGCTGGAATCAACCCGACACGGCAGAACAAGGACGGGAGTGGGGCGGCTTTTCGCAGTTGCGCCCACAGCGGTTCGATCGGCGTCAGCTTTGCTCCCTTTTGGCCACTGATTGTGACGGAAGAGACGGTACTgtcttcaacttcatccgTTTGCCAGCTTCTTTGCCCATTGTACTCGCTCTTTTCTTGTTGCATCCAGCGTCCAGCATCACTAGCCCGGCCCCCCTCTACAGTGCTGTCACGTAGCACCAGCAACTTCCCCGGCAAATCTGTCAATAGATCAGAATCATCGTCCCATTTCGAAACGCATCTCTTTATAACACCAGTTTCGCATCCGCATAGCCGCCGAGATCTCCTAGTCCAGTCTTCCTGTTGGCCTCCTATCTCTGCGTCATGCCCGCCGTTCTTCAACCCACACGATCATGATTTACGACCTCGATTGAATGAACAATGGACTCCTCGCGAACACGGGGAGCATCTTTCACGGCTCCGCGCCGCGTCTTTACGGCACCAGTCCACCAGCCTGCGGTAGCGCCCCCGcggccatcttcctcctcctccgcttcgCAACCCACCGGCGGTCTCGTCGATACTCTTTACGACCATCCTAATGTGAAAATCGTTTCCTTCTCGGCAGGATCCCAGTTCCTTGCCATTGGCTCCAAAGGCACGGGTCCCGACATTGAGCCTGGCTCGCTATCTTGGTCCTCACAGTTAGAGCGGACCATTGCAGTCGGTACGTGAGACACAACATCTGCCGTGTCAAATAAACTCTAATTCCTTATGTTTACAGGACCTTTCCGCATTTACCGCGCCCCTGGATCAGTCGCATTCCTGAGCTGCGGCTCTGCATTACAACCCATTTTGAAGAAGAGTCAGGTCTGGTGCGTGGACGAAGAACCCAGCAAGTTCGTACTACAGATACGACGCCCCCAGTATTGGCGGATTGAAGTACCAGTGAAGGATCCCGAGGACCAGCGACGAGCCGAAGTGTTGCGAGAGGTCTTTGACCAGATTCTGCAGTTTGAAAAGACTCCGTGTCCTTTCGCGAGGTCTTTCACCGTTGACCTTCCAGAAAGCGCTCCTGTCAAGTTGAAGCCATGGACACCAGCGCGGAGATCCAGTGCCTGTCTCCCTGTGCAACCATCTACGCCAGTCGAGATTGCGCATATCCATCGGGGTCCACCACGAGGGTCGATTTGCCTTGGCGACCTGTCATTGAGTGAACAAGGCAAATACTTGGATTCGACACTGGAAGAAAACCCAAGAGAACACAAGGCAAAATCCCAGGCTCATGAGGGCTCGCCTGTAGGAGAGCCGAGCGGAAAGGCGTTGCGCCCATCACCCCTTAAGATTAAGAAGACTGAAGAAAAGGGGCCTGTCACCCCTCCACAGCTCACAGTGGTCACGCCGCCCCCTTCAAATCCCAAAAAGACGAGGACTCCACGAGAAGTATCACCCGAGAGTGCCAGCTTTCAGTCACCAAAAAATTCTCAGGATTCCTTTCGCAGTCCAGATTCATGGGCTTCAAACTCTCTACCTTTGTCGCCACCCCTGTCCAGCCCAGGGTCCCCTCGAAGCTCTCTACCCTTCAGAACTAGCCTCCAGAACTCGTGCCTTGATACCCCTACAACACCCGTTGCAGCACCTAGCAACAACCTTACCACAGCCGCCAAGGCATCACAGTCATGGAGTATCTCCACCTCCGAATCCGGAAGGACGGAGAACAGCGAGGAAGCCACTctatcctcctccatctctgAATTGGAATGCTCCCCAAAGTCCAAGGCCCCAGCGTCAAGACAACAGTCTATTCCTTCCATTATCCACTCGGTCCCAGAAGAAGCCATCGAAGACGAGCCAGAATACGAGTCCTTCCCCACAGCGTTCACCACACCAACTCCTACCATTTCCAtctcgccatctccttcctcgacgacgatCACCACGCCcacacaacagcaacgccGTCCGGGTATCCGTCGGGCTACTACTTCATCTTCGCTAGCCCCCGACCGTAGGGCGTggtctcctctcccccctgcAGCGGACCTCTTCACCCCACGCAGCACACTCACATCTTCCCCACCTTCCAACCGCCAGATGCGCAGTCTgccgatgatggtggtgcaaAAGACGTGCGAGATTCTGAtgtcacctccctctcaccTCATCAGTCTGATGCTGAAGATTGCGGCGAGGATCTTGGCAGGGgagtggaaggggttgatatttgggtggggggagaagggggagaggttggaagtGGAGTGGGATTGGAGTGATGACGACATCAgtcctcagcagcagcagagaaaGAAGACGATGGGGACAAGGGCGAGGGGGTGGTCGACGCTTACGGTTAATAATAGTAATGGTAATAATGCGAATGAGAGGGTGGATGactggtggttgaagaggaagaagagtaGGGATCAGATGGCGGGGACTTTCCcggagagtgatgatgaggaggagggggttgatccTCTCGAGGTTAAGAACAGGAGGGTGAAGGCGTTGagtggtggggaggatgaggatgcgaTGAGCTCGGGGGTGGATTAGAGGCTTTACCCCCGGTTTGTTGTTGGATCATTATCATCTCCTGAGCTGTCGTCGCctacgaggaggaagaggaggggggtttttgaggcg
This genomic window contains:
- a CDS encoding hypothetical protein (EggNog:ENOG503P12V; COG:S) gives rise to the protein MDSSRTRGASFTAPRRVFTAPVHQPAVAPPRPSSSSSASQPTGGLVDTLYDHPNVKIVSFSAGSQFLAIGSKGTGPDIEPGSLSWSSQLERTIAVGPFRIYRAPGSVAFLSCGSALQPILKKSQVWCVDEEPSKFVLQIRRPQYWRIEVPVKDPEDQRRAEVLREVFDQILQFEKTPCPFARSFTVDLPESAPVKLKPWTPARRSSACLPVQPSTPVEIAHIHRGPPRGSICLGDLSLSEQGKYLDSTLEENPREHKAKSQAHEGSPVGEPSGKALRPSPLKIKKTEEKGPVTPPQLTVVTPPPSNPKKTRTPREVSPESASFQSPKNSQDSFRSPDSWASNSLPLSPPLSSPGSPRSSLPFRTSLQNSCLDTPTTPVAAPSNNLTTAAKASQSWSISTSESGRTENSEEATLSSSISELECSPKSKAPASRQQSIPSIIHSVPEEAIEDEPEYESFPTAFTTPTPTISISPSPSSTTITTPTQQQRRPGIRRATTSSSLAPDRRAWSPLPPAADLFTPRSTLTSSPPSNRQMRSLPMMVVQKTCEILMSPPSHLISLMLKIAARILAGEWKGLIFGWGEKGERLEVEWDWSDDDISPQQQQRKKTMGTRARGWSTLTVNNSNGNNANERVDDWWLKRKKSRDQMAGTFPESDDEEEGVDPLEVKNRRVKALSGGEDEDAMSSGVD
- a CDS encoding hypothetical protein (COG:S; EggNog:ENOG503NUNP): MASNQKPLIDQLDKDKLKQKLDVSHFDFNAILRGAQLTMVGAHRAMQNPGLFTSEHYKQAAIAVGAGIAIRLLVVIPLVLLQILFWVLSFFVNIPWDESFFTFIEEHVLQFPLFFMSLVRYITPTLDDLFMDSLQWVDMTYIQKHKHDEDPSKLRAMYYPNLRLYKKSDGSTNSTSTAENVSMFLFRFARRGAISLGVFLLSYLPYVGRFVLPAASFYTFNKAVGLGPAGIIFGTGILLPRRYLVIFLQSYFASRGLVRELLEPYFARIKFTKEQKKQWFRSREGLLFGFGIGFYTLLKTPLLGVLIYGIAEASTAYLITKITDPPPAPAEAKEFAAGQVEWKNKQKFLSLSLDKLDTLHDKPPAYSETDPHPEARPITEQ